In one window of Nicotiana tabacum cultivar K326 chromosome 12, ASM71507v2, whole genome shotgun sequence DNA:
- the LOC107764701 gene encoding adenine phosphoribosyltransferase 1 translates to MESLTQKIALKFTKANFVPEKVTTNRYFLRGNLVNIKSPTTATLTTITTTPTRNTRVFSPIFVSKRASVPGAGEEHELKTTRIRDPVSSTDMASNDPILKDDRIVRISSSIRVIPDFPKPGIMFQDITTLLLDTKAFKYTIDLFVERYKDKNISVVAGIEARGFIFGPPIALAIGAKFVPMRKPKKLPGEVISEEYSLEYGTDKIEMHVGAVQAGERALVVDDLIATGGTLTAAIRLLERVGVEVVECACLIELPELKGRDRLGDKPLFVLVSST, encoded by the exons ATGGAGTCACTGACTCAAAAAATTGCTCTCAAATTCACTAAGGCCAATTTTGTCCCAGAAAAAGTTACTACTAACAGATATTTTCTCAGGGGCAATTTGGTCAATATAAAGTCACCTACCACCGCCACTCTCACCACCATAACCACCACTCCCACTAGAAATACTCGGGTTTTTTCACCTATCTTTGTGTCAAAAAGAGCTTCCGTACCCGGAGCCGGTGAAGAACACGAGTTGAAAACGACCCGAATCCGAGATCCAGTGAGCTCAACAGATATGGCGTCTAATGATCCGATTCTCAAAGACGATCGTATCGTTCGGATTTCGTCTTCTATTCGGGTCATCCCTGACTTCCCTAAACCCG gGATTATGTTTCAGGATATAACAACATTGTTACTTGATACTAAGGCGTTTAAGTACActattgatttgtttgttgaGAGATACAAGGACAAAAACATCAGTGTCGTTGCag GTATTGAAGCAAGAGGTTTTATATTTGGTCCTCCCATTGCATTGGCCATTGGGGCAAAATTTGTCCCCATGAGGAAACCCAAGAAGTTGCCGG GGGAGGTTATTTCAGAAGAGTATTCTTTGGAGTATGGAACAGACAAGATTGAGATGCATGTAGGTGCCGTGCAAGCCGGTGAACGTGCACTTGTGGTAGATGATCTTATCGCAACTGGAGGGACCCTAACTGCTGCAATTAGGCTTCTAG AGCGTGTTGGAGTTGAGGTGGTCGAGTGTGCATGTCTTATTGAGTTGCCAGAATTGAAG GGCCGGGACAGGTTAGGTGATAAGCCACTATTTGTTCTTGTGAGCTCAACCTGA